One genomic region from Argentina anserina chromosome 2, drPotAnse1.1, whole genome shotgun sequence encodes:
- the LOC126784837 gene encoding uncharacterized protein LOC126784837: MDDLKKEIEAKRQRLAEETGGKKRYFNRAEMEKKQIQKKREEERRELEAKAKAKRQFAADSTASAAATASTSKPNPNAAATAASGAPSRALTDEEKIDMINIPRPEVIRRLRILKQPITLFGEDDEARLDRLKHVLKTGMFEVDSDMTEGQTNDFLRDIAELRKRQKSGIVSDRKRKNSEVVDGVVEDGEGGVGDDELDGDGGSSGADVERDMKLMKANFDELCDEDKILVFFKRLLSEWKQELGQMTAAERRAGKKIATLNQCARYLHPLFKFCRKKVLPDDIRRALMVVVDCCMKRDYLAAMDQYIKMAIGNAPWPIGVTMVGIHERSAREKIYTNSVAHIMNDETTRKYLQSVKRLMTFCQRRYPTMPSKAVEFNSLANGSDLQSLLQMETDSGSSKVFEERLRLMPAP; the protein is encoded by the exons ATGGACGATCTGAAGAAAGAGATAGAGGCGAAGCGGCAGAGGCTGGCGGAGGAGACCGGCGGGAAGAAGCGGTATTTCAACCGCGCCGAGATGGAGAAGAAGCAAATCCAGAAGAAGCGGGAGGAAGAGAGACGCGAGCTAGAAGCCAAGGCCAAAGCCAAGCGCCAATTCGCCGCCGACTCCACCGCCTCCGCCGCCGCGACCGCTTCGACATCGAAGCCAAACCCCAACGCCGCCGCGACCGCCGCCTCCGGCGCGCCGTCGAGAGCTCTGACCGACGAGGAGAAGATCGACATGATCAACATCCCCCGGCCGGAGGTGATCCGGCGCCTGAGGATTCTGAAGCAGCCGATCACTCTGTTCGGCGAGGACGACGAGGCGCGGCTGGACCGGCTGAAGCACGTGTTGAAGACCGGAATGTTCGAGGTCGACTCCGACATGACGGAGGGGCAGACGAACGATTTTCTCCGGGACATCGCCGAGCTGAGGAAGCGGCAGAAGTCGGGGATTGTGAGTGACCGGAAGAGGAAGAACTCGGAGGTCGTCGACGGCGTGGTGGAGGACGGCGAGGGCGGCGTGGGGGATGATGAGCTGGATGGAGATGGAGGGTCGAGTGGGGCTGACGTGGAGAGGGATATGAAGCTTATGAAGGCGAATTTCGATGAGTTGTGTGATGAAGATAAGATTCTGGTGTTCTTTAAGAGGCTGCTGAGTGAGTGGAAGCAGGAGCTGGGGCAGATGACCGCGGCGGAGAGGAGGGCTGGAAAGAAGATTGCTACTTTGAATCAGTGTGCTCGGTATTTGCATCCCTTGTTCAAGTTTTGCAGGAAGAAG GTTCTTCCAGATGATATTCGTCGAGCATTGATGGTGGTTGTTGATTGCTGCATGAAGCGAGACTACCTAGCTGCAATGGACCAGTACATAAAGATGGCTATTGGGAATGCACCATGGCCAATTGGTGTTACTATGGTTGGTATCCATGAACGTTCTGCTCGCGAGAAGATTTACACCAACAGTGTGGCGCATATTATGAATGATGAGACAACTCGAAAGTACTTGCAGTCTGTGAAAAGATTGATGACCTTTTGCCAGCGGCGCTACCCTACAATGCCATCAAAAGCTGTTGAGTTCAACAGCTTGGCTAATGGAAGTGACTTGCAGTCTCTGCTGCAGATGGAGACCGACTCTGGCAGTAGTAAAGTCTTTGAGGAAAGGCTTCGGTTAATGCCTGCTCCATAG
- the LOC126784839 gene encoding COMPASS-like H3K4 histone methylase component WDR5B, translated as MASSGSGQQLPPFNPYRHLKTLRGHENAVSCVKFSNDGTLLASASLDKTVILWDARTLSLLRRLVGHSEGISDLSWSSDSHYICSASDDRTLRIWDARSPAGECVKTLRGHSDRVFCANFNPQSNLIVSGSFDETVRIWEVKTGKPVHVIRAHSLPVTSVGFNRDGSLVVSASHDGSCKIWDTKKGESLRTVIDDKAPAVSFAKFSPNGKFVLVATLDNTLKLCNYSTGKFLKVYTGHLNKQYCVTSTFSVTNGKFIVSGSEDHCVYLWDLQGKTPIQKLEGHTDTVVSVSCHPLENKIASAGLQNDRTVRVWVQDNPNSAPK; from the exons atggCGAGCAGTGGCAGCGGACAACAGCTGCCGCCGTTCAACCCTTACCGGCATCTGAAGACCCTCCGCGGCCACGAGAACGCCGTCTCCTGCGTCAAATTCTCCAACGACGGCACCCTCCTCGCCTCCGCGTCCTTAGACAAGACCGTCATCCTCTGGGACGCGCGCACCCTCTCCCTCCTGCGCCGCCTCGTGGGCCACTCCGAGGGCATTTCCGACCTTTCCTGGTCCTCCGACTCCCACTACATCTGCTCCGCCTCCGACGACCGCACCCTCCGCATCTGGGACGCACGCTCCCCCGCCGGCGAGTGCGTCAAGACCCTCCGCGGCCACTCCGACCGCGTCTTCTGCGCCAACTTCAACCCCCAGTCCAACCTCATCGTCTCCGGCTCCTTCGACGAGACCGTCCGGATTTGGGAGGTCAAGACCGGTAAGCCCGTCCACGTCATCAGGGCCCACTCGCTTCCGGTCACCTCCGTGGGGTTCAACCGCGACGGGTCGCTCGTCGTCTCCGCCAGCCACGACGGGTCTTGTAAGATTTGGGACACCAAAAAAGGGGAGAGCCTGAGAACAGTAATTGACGATAAAGCCCCTGCTGTGTCTTTTGCCAAGTTCTCCCCTAACGGAAAATTCGTACTCGTTGCCACTCTTGATAATACCCTG AAGCTTTGCAACTACTCGACGGGGAAGTTCTTGAAGGTCTATACGGGGCATTTGAACAAACAGTACTGCGTGACATCAACATTTTCTGTGACAAATGGGAAGTTTATTGTTAGTGGTTCCGAGGATCACTGTGTGTACTTGTGGGATCTTCAGGGGAAAACTCCTATTCAGAAATTGGAAGGCCATACGGATACCGTAGTATCTGTTTCCTGTCATCCATTGGAGAACAAGATTGCCTCTGCAGGTCTCCAAAATGATAGGACTGTCCGGGTTTGGGTTCAAGATAATCCCAATTCCGCTCCGAAATGA
- the LOC126784843 gene encoding uncharacterized protein LOC126784843 — protein MGTNSIFSTSLYAPLRTHLSSSKTHLRNPIFLPHTSITYPQARGFRSKNVVYSSKSVDPKESQFFDEDGVVEDMDGYMNYLSLEYDSVWDTKPSWCQPWTITLTGSLVIAFSWLILHSVLATGVVVFLIGLWWYIFLYSYPKAYADMIAERRKRVSNGVEDTFGSEKPGDDPN, from the exons ATGGGGACAAACTCTATCTTCTCTACTTCTCTCTATGCTCCTTTGCGAACCCATCTCTCATCTTCAAAAACTCATCTCCGCAACCCCATTTTCTTGCCACACACATCTATAACTTATCCTCAGGCACGAGGATTCCGCAGCAAGAATGTTGTTTACAGTAGCAAGTCAGTTGACCCGAAGGAGTCTCAGTTCTTTGATGAAGATGGAGTTGTGGAAGACATGGATGGCTACATGAACTACCTGTCTCTTGAATATGACTCTGTCTGGGACACTAAACCTTCCTG GTGCCAACCATGGACAATTACACTGACCGGATCGCTAGTCATTGCATTTAGCTGGCTCATTCTGCACTCAGTACTAGCCACAGGCGTCGTAGTCTTCCTAATAGGCTTATGGTGGTACATCTTTCTGTATTCTTACCCAAAG GCTTATGCAGATATGATTGCTGAGCGGAGGAAGAGGGTGTCCAACGGTGTTGAAGACACCTTTGGTTCGGAGAAACCCGGTGATGATCCTAATTAA
- the LOC126784842 gene encoding N-terminal acetyltransferase B complex catalytic subunit NAA20 produces the protein MTTIRRFCCNDLLRFTSVNLDHLTETFNMSFYMTYLARWPDYFHVAEAPGNRIMGYIMGKVEGQGESWHGHVTAVTVSPEYRRQQLAKKLMNLLEDFSDKIDKGYFVDLFVRASNTPAIKMYEKLGYIIYRRVLRYYSGEEDGLDMRKALSRDVEKKSIIPLKRPVTPDELEYD, from the exons atGACTACGATTCGGAGATTTTGCTGCAATGATTTGCTTCGTTTCACTTCGGTCAATCTCGACCACCTCACTGAGACT TTCAACATGTCGTTCTATATGACCTATTTGGCGAGATGGCCCGACTACTTTCATGTAGCAGAAGCCCCGGGAAATCGAATCATGGGCTACA TAATGGGAAAAGTTGAGGGGCAAGGAGAGTCGTGGCACGGTCACGTCACTGCGGTGACTGTTTCTCCCGAGTATAGAAGGCAGCAGCTGGCGAAGAAGCTCATGAACCTACTTGAAGATTTTAGTGATAAGAT TGATAAGGGTTACTTTGTTGATCTTTTTGTGAGAGCATCAAATACTCCAGCCATAAAGATGTATGAGAAG CTTGGTTATATAATCTATAGACGAGTACTACGGTACTATTCAGGGGAGGAAGATGGGTTAG ATATGAGGAAAGCATTATCTCGGGATGTTGAAAAGAAGTCGATCATACCCCTCAAACGGCCAGTTACTCCTGATGAATTAGAGTATGACTAA